TCTCCTAGAAGAACTTTCATTTCCAGGTTTCAGGTTTCCTCTTCCAATCCGAATCAGGCCGATATGAACAGTGAAAGGGTGATTTTGTCAATTGACCAACCCTTTAACAATCACAATGGAGGCCAACTTGCCTTTGGCCCCGATGGTTATCTGTATATATCGAGTGGGGATGGAGGTTCCGGAGGAGATCCACAGAACCATGGACAAAGACGGGAAACTTTATTGGGAGCTATTTTGAGAATTGATGTCAATAGGCAGGCTAATGGTAAAAATTATGCCATTCCTGGAAACAATCCCTTTATTGGCAACAGTGAAAATTATGCGGAAGAAATATATGCTTATGGACTGAGGAACCCCTGGAGAATGAGTTTTGATTCGCAAACAGGCTTGCTTTGGGCAGCAGATGTGGGACAGGATAGGTATGAAGAAATCAATATCATCAAGAATGGGGGCAATTATGGCTGGCGTTTCATGGAAGGCAAACACTGTTTTAACCCATCCCAAGGATGCAATCAAGAGGGACTTGAAATGCCAATATGGGAATACGGTCACTCCAATGGAGATAGGTCTGTGACTGGTGGCTTTGTGTATAGGGGGGAAGAGGTTGACGAATTGAAGGGGCTGTATGTGTATGGAGACTTTGTCTCGGGCAGGATTTGGACATTGGACTTTAGCAATTTGCAAAACCCTATCAATAAAGAAATTTTCAGGGTTCCATTTAGGGTTTCCTCCTTTGGTGTGGACCAAAACCAGGAATTGTATATCTGTGGGTTTGACGGTAAGATTTACAGGATTGGATATGAGTG
This Cecembia calidifontis DNA region includes the following protein-coding sequences:
- a CDS encoding PQQ-dependent sugar dehydrogenase — protein: MMKDLIPKISLVFLLLFVTGACLQDDVQEDDSDEKDPVEKGTLAVIEAFPSLSFNRPLDFQHAGDGSNRIFVVEQGGVISVFPNDPKVEAKNVFLDIRSKVSNQGNEEGLLGLAFHPDFESNGFFFVSYSVTSPRRTFISRFQVSSSNPNQADMNSERVILSIDQPFNNHNGGQLAFGPDGYLYISSGDGGSGGDPQNHGQRRETLLGAILRIDVNRQANGKNYAIPGNNPFIGNSENYAEEIYAYGLRNPWRMSFDSQTGLLWAADVGQDRYEEINIIKNGGNYGWRFMEGKHCFNPSQGCNQEGLEMPIWEYGHSNGDRSVTGGFVYRGEEVDELKGLYVYGDFVSGRIWTLDFSNLQNPINKEIFRVPFRVSSFGVDQNQELYICGFDGKIYRIGYE